The following coding sequences are from one Aethina tumida isolate Nest 87 chromosome 2, icAetTumi1.1, whole genome shotgun sequence window:
- the LOC109596771 gene encoding nucleoprotein TPR isoform X3: MELEGVLAAAVTAEEWQMIPAEVGKKIASFVNEECEKFITAKALFETNRFNFEQQIKDLQDQYANTTAENERYLQKNLVMEKSLTELQNQISMLTKDNSLLQTKCNKLDTETADYKNQRNEAIDERDRLISLLQTRDTELERLRTEMASLNKQLDSAVKAKCEALAEAQAVDSMKLTLEYREKRMEHEKAMLREQLKSVTDELNVRTNELLNMRRDNTTRCVQLEAKVTEYSQEMMNLKAQVKSFTDINKNLVAKHEELSKKLLTQRELESKMNDSYLQELDAKTKMANLYQSMCEESQQHAEELKSALAEVQELLKTASEKYGELETKHKETTLAHEEIIAKKNDCISMLKKELETANDLIENVKVDQIQRDLEEMSPTAAAASRYLKSGMTITEIYSQYVAVSEKFAAKEEECHRLNNFIAGIIKEIDEKGPLVNKLKNDYSNLLDANDELKTNNELMLNELQQLRDANAELRRLQGVTSRENSRLKKEVADLSRQVCHLLQEVENSRVGSSSTSTDMDLSDSVSSADIIAKKLVTFNDISELQSQNQKLLACIRELTERQEEAEAIDPIDIANLKTKLDNLRESQNELLEERDRQNKLLATLRSQRDMFQNLYNQAIKASGEEVPTQLERSFYPENKEPNKTQTDAETQSDGKVKELENQVDSLNKQIEILNKESETYRNEKHANEKMLLEQIETLSKEVRDLTKINCKLTSQAEINDEKFKIMQNNTEVFKKQIAALENQNRHYSESLVKHETTIIYIKDEIIAAQTRASQAEVRAANLEKENALLHEVEKRLSKENEIIKRQLHQQNVMQSNIELIKATLERNDAEEKIRAESRLDEAHRECSALRRRLQEEQDRFRELSEHLERQVKTAEERMLEEKRQADKLRDDLAASREDLIKQAAKIEDLTSKIKLTAYELPATSEEGRKIRELEEMNSECRIEIESLKSKLKTAKEASDQYYNVAQASEELCKNEREMNEKLKSELKIQEIKIKELEEKCQELQGELSIQMDDQDIANAGIKSKSNKLEEELNTTAMDLNTAREQLEIVRSENKALTEQLKATENKYAREVTLHSVDLQSLTSMKEELEKVLGESKELMSTKQQALDALKENKESWEKQEAMFKKEYEQISNRLKDAESQNSLLLDQIETLNTQMSILQTHIGSGDQGNTSIGDVSFNRSYTEDEAKSSEQLLKIIKYLRQEKDIAISRADIVDAEHQRLKTQFELLTKQYDDMKRLVETERQETEISMVSSIKHAEILRKLETLNAITDSNRALRHERDQLITQLEDLKVRISKLETDSSPLEEKCKELQTKADQMQNENIALRTEATRWRQRANMLIEKTNRTSPEDWKKLQNERENLAKQLTIERSTTTKLNEENNCLRHDKQKLEEQLKNLRGQNNNQSEEIAKLKEEMSALQSQIQQISDNLTQCNENNRKITEENSALTEETANKDAAINDLKNNLTQIRKIAKKYKIQSEDQLKEIEQLKGEKAALETNINDGAEKRDQLLEEQRSGLEQRLVSMEEEHKDNVEQLTQELRSVREEIENIRKENESLKQLGIEKEERFKTLFKNAKERIVQLTEQNSNLKDAINRDKPESDSAGEGSSKYSELVEKLSKLQREKDDIIQEKQREKEKHVMELESLNQRIGQLQRQQGSLQGSKPTTSSTTSEKSMVEPPTANIKPMAGHSTNTQTQSVPIPPWRSGGEPPLASIRPMSAQFRTVAVLPTSQSPSAVMVPPQQQVHTTGSSNIEAALSSSPTSSHTDYAPATSSASSASSHCAGSGGGPRQLAVPPTQSSQEAEAVDDDGGVQTAGPATSASPSSQCSAQQQAVALVLPRVEPPAAAGSGQAEQGGQSSSGGSPGASGGGSSNAVTTTQAGLKRQRDADPDGSQSDDQSKQQQSKRTRIQQTGTVSDSGLDVEYQVPTSSQRDHDDDNVIVVESDEDGGADEGEGAEDDQDDPDTEGYEMEGMEQDNYEEADCQDVEEDEEGGNEVEVIEDSSEVPNQSEGQNQEEEMGEQAQSEAISSGTDGSGLMSVTLSQASTSTSATMPSQSRTRHVIPLSSSRQPQLHHHQQQQLLLPHGLEDVGDDGIVPSTPTLFVPRRSDGFGEAVSSPQVPTSGGRLFTFGEPSHHAAGSSEAVPEQTLEVVGNTDDNSTGRSVPSTPLQSSPQESVPGVDEAAGSNNSSHSDVSKGENCSKSLGK, encoded by the exons ATGGAGCTCGAGGGCGTTCTTGCTGCCGCCGTTACAGCAGAAGAATGGCAAATGATACCCGCCGAGGTTGGCAAAAAAATTGCCTCCTTTGTTAACGAAGAATGTGAAAAGTTCATAACAGCAAAAGCGCTCTTTGAAACTAACAGATTTAATTTTG aacaacaaataaaagatCTGCAAGATCAATATGCAAACACAACGGCTGAAAATGAGAGATACCTTCAGAAAAACCTTGTTATGGAGAAATCACTTACCGAACTTCAGAACCAAATCAGCATGTTGACCAAAGATAATTCTCTTCTACAAACAAAATGCAACAAACTTGACACGGAAACTGCAGATTACAAAAATCAGCGAAACGAGGCCATTGATGAGCGCGATCGACTCATTTCATTGCTTCAGACACGGGACACTGAATTGGAAAGACTTAGAACTGAAATGGCTTCTTTAAACAAGCAGCTGGATTCCGCCGTTAAGGCTAAATGCGAAGCTTTAGCTGAAGCCCAAGCTGTTGACTCAATGAAGCTTACCTTGGAGTATCGCGAAAAAAGGATGGAACATGAGAAGGCCATGCTTCGGGAACAACTTAAGAGTGTAACAGATGAGCTCAATGTGCGGACAAATGAATTACTCAACATGAGGCGAGACAACACAACAAGATGCGTTCAGTTGGAGGCAAAGGTGACCGAGTATTCGCAAGAAATGATGAATTTAAAAGCTCAAGTTAAATCATTTACCGACATCAATAAGAATTTAGTCGCCAAGCATGAGGAACTctccaaaaaattattgaccCAACGTGAACTGGAAAGTAAGATGAATGACTCATATCTTCAGGAACTTGACGCAAAAACTAAAATGGCCAATCTGTACCAGTCGATGTGTGAGGAAAGTCAACAACATGCTGAGGAGTTGAAGAGTGCATTGGCAgag gTGCAAGAATTACTAAAAACTGCCAGTGAAAAATATGGAGAATTGGAAACTAAACATAAGGAGACTACATTAGCCCATGAAGAAATAATTGCCAAGAAGAATGATTGCATCAGTATGCTGAAAAAAGAATTGGAGACTGCAAATGATTtgattgaaaatgtaaaagttgATCAAATACAAAGAGATCTTGAAg AAATGTCACCAACTGCAGCTGCTGCATCAAGATATTTGAAGTCCGGTATGACAATAACCGAAATATATTCTCAGTATGTCGCAGTTTCCGAAAAATTCGCAGCTAAGGAGGAGGAATGTCACAGACTAAACAATTTCATAGCTGGAATAATAAAGGAAATTGATGAGAAAGGTCCATTGgtcaataaacttaaaaacgaCTACAGTAATTTACTTGACGCTAATGATGAACTGAAGACAAACAACGAGCTCATGTTAAATGAATTGCAACAACTGAGAGATGCGAATGCGGAACTTCGAAGACTTCAAGGAGTAACTTCCCGCGAAAATTCAAGATTAAAGAAAGAGGTCGCTGATTTAAGCAGACAAGTCTGTCATCTTTTACAAGAAGTTGAAAATTCAAGGGTCGGATCATCTTCAACATCAACCGATATGGATCTGAGCGACAGCGTTAGTTCTGCTGATATTATAGCGAAGAAATTGGTCACCTTCAACGATATATCCGAGCTGCAAAGTCAAAACCAAAAATTACTGGCTTGTATTAGAGAATTAACAGAACGCCAGGAGGAAGCGGAGGCGATTGATCCAATTGATatagcaaatttaaaaacaaaattggacAATTTACGTGAATCACAAAACGAGTTACTTGAAGAACGCGACAggcaaaataaattgttggctACACTCCGCAGCCAAAGGGACATGTTCCAGAATTTGTACAATCAAGCCATCAAAGCCTCTGGTGAGGAGGTTCCCACACAATTGGAAAGAAGTTTCTATCCAGAGAACAAAGAACCTAATAAAACCCAAACTGACGCTGAGACACAATCAGATGGGAAAGTGAAGGAATTGGAGAACCAGGTTGATTCACTTAACAAACAAATTGAGATTCTCAATAAGGAGAGTGAAACTTACAGAAATGAGAAACATGCTAATGAGAAAATGCTTTTAGAACAAATAGAGACCTTATCAAAGGAAGTGAGAGATCTGACAAAAATAAACTGCAAATTGACATCGCAAGCGGAGATCAACGAcgagaaattcaaaattatgcaGAATAACACTGAAGTATTTAAGAAGCAAATTGCTGCTTTAGAAAATCAAAACAGACACTACAGTGAATCACTAGTTAAACACGAAACCACGATCATATACATAAAAGACGAGATTATAGCAGCACAGACCAGAGCTTCTCAAGCAGAAGTTAGAGCTGCTAACCTTGAAAAAGAAAACGCATTACTGCACGAAGTTGAAAAGCGTTTGAgcaaagaaaatgaaattattaaacgaCAACTTCATCAACAAAACGTGATGCAGAGtaatatagaattaattaaagctaCATTAGAAAGAAACGATGCTGAGGAAAAAATACGCGCGGAGTCTAGGTTAGACGAAGCCCATAGAGAATGCAGTGCGCTCCGCAGGAGGCTTCAAGAGGAACAAGACAGATTCAGGGAATTGTCCGAACATCTGGAGAGGCAAGTCAAAACCGCCGAAGAACGCATGTTAGAAGAAAAACGTCAAGCTGACAAACTAAGAGACGATCTAGCAGCCTCGAGGGAAGATCTCATCAAACAAGCGGCCAAAATTGAAGACTTGAcatcgaaaattaaattaactgcgTACGAATTGCCCGCAACAAGCGAGGAAGGTCGTAAAATACGTGAATTAGAGGAGATGAACAGTGAATGTAGGATTGAGATCGAGTCTTTGAAAAGTAAACTTAAAACGGCCAAGGAGGCTTCAGatcaatattataatgttGCTCAGGCGTCGGAAGAGTTGTGTAAGAATGAAAGAGAGATGAATGAGAAGCTCAAGTCCGAGTTGAAAATTCaagagattaaaattaaagagctTGAGGAAAAATGTCAAGAACTTCAAGGTGAACTGTCAATTCAAATGGACGATCAGGATATTGCTAATGCAGGCATTAAATCTAAGTctaataaattagaagaagAACTGAATACCACGGCAATGGATTTAAATACTGCCAGAGAACAGCTGGAGATTGTTAGATCTGAAAACAAAGCACTCACTGAGCAACTGAAGGccactgaaaataaatatgctaGAGAAGTAACTTTACATTCGGTAGATTTACAATCTTTGACTTCTATGAAGGAAGAACTGGAGAAGGTTTTGGGAGAATCCAAAGAGTTAATGTCTACTAAACAACAAGCTCTGGACGCACTCAAGGAGAATAAAGAAAGCTGGGAAAAGCAGGAAGCCatgtttaaaaaagaatatgaaCAAATATCAAATCGTTTGAAAGATGCCGAATCTCAAAATAGCTTGCTCTTggatcaaattgagacattaAATACGCAAATGTCCATTTTACAAACGCATATAGGCAGCGGAGATCAAGGAAACACTTCGATTGGAGATGTTTCATTTAATCGCTCCTACACCGAGGATGAAGCGAAGTCTTCGGAACAATTGttgaagataataaaatacttaagacAAGAGAAAGATATTGCGATCAGCAGAGCGGATATTGTGGACGCAGAGCATCAACGTCTTAAGACCCAGTTTGAGTTACTCACTAAACAATATGATGACATGAAGCGACTTGTTGAAACTGAACGCCAGGAAACTGAAATTTCAATGGTTTCCAGCATTAAACATGCCGAAATATTACGGAAATTGGAAACGCTTAACGCCATTACGGACAGCAACAGAGCATTGAGGCACGAAAGAGACCAATTGATTACTCAATTGGAAGATCTGAAAGTTAGAATTAGTAAATTGGAAACCGATTCATCGCCTCTCGAAGAAAAGTGCAAGGAATTGCAAACCAAAGCTGATCAAATgcagaatgaaaatattgcACTACGTACGGAAGCCACCAGGTGGAGACAACGTGCTAATATGTTGATTGAAAAGACGAATAGAACGAGTCCGGAAGATTGGAAAAAACTACAGAACGAGCGTGAAAATCTTGCCAAACAACTGACCATTGAACGTTCGACTACTACCAAACTGAATGAGGAAAACAACTGTTTGCGACatgataaacaaaaattagaagAGCAACTTAAGAATTTGAGAGGACAAAATAATAACCAATCTGAAGAGATTGCTAaactaaaagaagaaatgtcAGCGTTACAATCtcaaattcaacaaatttctGATAATTTGACCCAgtgtaatgaaaataataggAAGATTACAGAAGAAAACTCCGCCTTAACTGAAGAGACTGCCAATAAGGATGCGGCTATTAACGATTTGAAGAACAACTTAACTCAAATTAGGAAGATTGCcaagaaatacaaaatacaatcaGAAGACCAACTAAAAGAAATTGAACAGTTAAAGGGTGAAAAAGCAGCTTTAGAAACTAACATAAATGATGGGGCAGAAAAACGGGATCAACTTTTGGAAGAGCAACGATCTGGCCTTGAACAACGTCTTGTAAGCATGGAAGAGGAGCATAAAGATAACGTAGAACAGTTAACTCAGGAATTACGTTCCGTTCGGGAGGAAATCGAAAATATCAGAAAGGAAAATGAAAGCTTGAAACAACTGGGAATCGAAAAAGAGGAAAGGTTTAAAACACTGTTCAAAAATGCAAAAGAACGGATTGTTCAATTGACTGAACAAAACAGCAATCTTAAGGATGCGATCAACAGAGACAAACCTGAAAGTGATAGCGCTGGAGAGGGTTCAAGTAAATACAGCGAATTAGTcgaaaaattatctaaattacaGAGAGAAAAAGACGATATTATTCAAGAAAAGCAGCGCGAAAAGGAGAAGCACGTTATGGAATTGGAATCGTTGAATCAACGTATCGGACAGCTGCAGAGGCAACAGGGATCTTTGCAGGGTTCCAAACCGACCACCAGTTCGACCACTTCTGAGAAATCAATGGTTGAACCTCCAACTGCCAACATAAAACCCATGGCTG GACACTCTACTAATACTCAAACTCAGTCTGTACCTATTCCGCCTTGGCGAAGCGGGGGCGAACCACCTCTCGCCAGCATACGCCCAATGTCCGCTCAGTTTAGAACGGTGGCAGTCTTGCCTACAAGCCAGAGCCCCAGTGCTGTGATGGTCCCACCCCAGCAGCag GTGCACACGACGGGGTCGAGCAACATTGAGGCGGCTCTATCGAGCAGCCCGACTAGTTCGCACACCGATTACGCACCCGCCACAAGTTCCGCGTCGTCGGCCTCGTCGCATTGCGCAGGGAGCGGTGGCGGCCCGCGGCAGTTGGCCGTGCCGCCCACCCAGTCGTCGCAAGAAGCCGAAGCGGTCGATGACGACGGGGGCGTACAAACGGCCGGACCGGCGACCAGTGCCAGCCCCTCTTCCCAATGTAGTGCGCAGCAGCAGGCCGTCGCCCTCGTGCTTCCGCGTGTCGAACCACCAGCCGCTGCCGGCAGTGGTCAGGCGGAGCAAGGGGGCCAGTCGTCCAGCGGCGGTTCGCCGGGTGCGTCGGGCGGTGGTAGTTCGAATGCCGTTACTACCACGCAGGCGGGTCTCAAGAGGCAACGCGATGCGGACCCCGACGGATCTCAGTCTGACGATCAGTCTAAACAACAGCAGAGCAAAAGGACTAGGATACAG caAACTGGCACGGTTAGTGATAGCGGCTTAGACGTGGAATATCAAGTTCCCACAAGTAGCCAGAGAGACCACGACGACGACAACGTGATTGTGGTCGAAAGTGATGAAGATGGTGGCGCTGATGAAGGCGAGGGTGCTGAAGATGATCAAGATGACCCGGACACAGAGGGTTATGAAATGGAAGGCATG GAACAAGACAACTATGAAGAAGCAGATTGTCAAGATGTTGAGGAAGATGAAGAAGGCGGTAATGAGGTGGAAGTAATCGAGGACTCTAGTGAAGTACCAAATCAAAGTGAAGGTCAAAACCAAGAGGAAGAGATGGGAGAACAAGCACAGTCGGAAGCTATTAGCAGTGGCACAGATG GTtcgggtctgatgtcggtaaCGTTGAGCCAAGCATCGACATCGACGTCGGCGACAATGCCATCGCAATCGCGCACGCGCCACGTGATCCCGCTATCCTCGTCCAGACAACCGCAACTGCATCACCATCAGCAGCAGCAGCTGTTGCTACCCCACGGTCTGGAGGACGTCGGAGACGACGGCATCGTGCCATCGACTCCGACGCTGTTCGTACCACGGCGCTCTGACGGGTTTGGCGAGGCAGTCAGTTCGCCGCAGGTGCCGACAAGTGGCGGGCGCCTGTTCACGTTCGGCGAGCCGTCGCATCACGCGGCAGGTTCCAGTGAGGCGGTGCCCGAGCAGACGCTGGAGGTGGTCGGCAATACGGATGACAACA GTACCGGCAGGAGCGTGCCCAGTACTCCGTTACAATCGTCGCCACAGGAATCTGTACCGGGAGTCGACGAGGCTGCCGGCTCAAATAATTCGTCTCATTCTGATG TCTCGAAGGGCGAGAACTGCAGCAAGTCACTTGGTAAATAG